TCGCAATCCTCACCCTCGAATTGGCTCCTCATTCGCCGCCTGCTCGGCTTGGGATGGCGACACCGAGCCGGTTGCCTCGTCGTGCTCGCTCAGCAGGTGCTGTTGGTGGTTCTCTCTTTGTCGCAATTGGGTCTCACCGGTTTGGGCATTGACTTCATCCGCAGCCGGGTCGATCCCTCAGCCGCCGTTACTCCCCGCTGGCCGCTGGGTTTGCAGCCGCCCCAAACTTGGCCGCCGCTGGCCGTGGTCGGCGCCATTGCCGCCGCCATTGCAGTCCTGGCGCTGGTGCATGCCGCGCTGCGATACTGTAGCGCCGTCACCCTTTCCAATTTGGTGCAGCGCATCGTCATTCGACTGCGCAGCCAGGTCTACGACAAGCTCCAGCGGCTCAGTTTTCGGTTTTTCGACGCCAATCAAAGCGGCTCGATCATTAACCGTGTGGCCGGCGATGTCCAAGCAGTCCGCCAATTTGTCGACGGCGTCATCCTCCAAGTGCTGACCGTTCTCCTCTCGCTGGCAGTCTATTTGGCTTACATGCTTTCGGTCAACGTCCCCTTGACCCTGGCTTGCCTGGCCACCACGCCGCTGTTGTGGTACGGCGCCATCTTGTTCTCGCGATCCGTTCGGCCCGAGTATATGAAGAACAGCGCCCTCGTCGATCAACTTATTCTCACGCTGTCCGAAAACGTGCAGGGCGTCCAAGTGGTGAAAGGCTTCGGCCGCCAGCAGGAGGAAATCGAAAAATTCACCGCCGCCAGCCGCGCCGTCATGGACCAAAAGAAGAAAATCTTTTGGCGGCTGAGCATGTTTCAGCCGGTGATGGGATTTCTCACGCAAATCAACATGATCGTGCTGCTGGGCTACGGCGGTTATCTCGTTGTGAAGGGCAACCTGCCGCTGGGCGCCGGCTTGTTCGTGTTTGCCAATTTGCTGCAGCAGTTCGCCAATCAAGTCAGCCAGGTCACGAACATTGCCAACAGCATCCAAGCCAGCCTGACCGGTGCTCAGCGTGTGTTCGAAGTGCTCGATGCACCCCTGGAAGTGCAAAACCCGCCCCACCCGGTCCCGTTCACGCGGGCCAAAGGGTACGTTCGTTTTGAACACGTCGATTTCGGCTACCGCGCCGATGCCCCCGTGCTCCGCAAAATCGATTTCGAAGCCCGGCCGGGCCAGTGCATTGCCGTCGTCGGCGCCACCGGTGTCG
The nucleotide sequence above comes from Pirellulales bacterium. Encoded proteins:
- a CDS encoding ABC transporter ATP-binding protein, yielding MNFLGRWSPPRCRPAFAFQLSPAVTTLSRLSQSSPSNWLLIRRLLGLGWRHRAGCLVVLAQQVLLVVLSLSQLGLTGLGIDFIRSRVDPSAAVTPRWPLGLQPPQTWPPLAVVGAIAAAIAVLALVHAALRYCSAVTLSNLVQRIVIRLRSQVYDKLQRLSFRFFDANQSGSIINRVAGDVQAVRQFVDGVILQVLTVLLSLAVYLAYMLSVNVPLTLACLATTPLLWYGAILFSRSVRPEYMKNSALVDQLILTLSENVQGVQVVKGFGRQQEEIEKFTAASRAVMDQKKKIFWRLSMFQPVMGFLTQINMIVLLGYGGYLVVKGNLPLGAGLFVFANLLQQFANQVSQVTNIANSIQASLTGAQRVFEVLDAPLEVQNPPHPVPFTRAKGYVRFEHVDFGYRADAPVLRKIDFEARPGQCIAVVGATGVGKSALLSLIPRFYDATAGRVLIDGLDVRDLDLDQLRRNVGLVFQESFLFSNTVAANIAFGHPEATPQQIQRAAKIAAAEEFIVQLPHGYDTVIGEYGSNLSGGQRQRLAIARAILLEPPILILDDALAAVDPETEHEIMLAMEQAMQGRTTFVVAHRLSTLRRADWVLVLDEGRIVQSGTHEQLMQQDGHYLEAASLQTNEADWELAAATSSSGDEKAA